The nucleotide window AGGCGCCCCGGGACGCCGAGGTCGCGACGGCTCAGGCCCACTCCGTCGGTCGCTTTTTATTGGTGCGACCCGACGCCGGGGGCGAGTACCGGGGTCGCGCGGCAATCGGAGACCTTTTGCGGCTTGGTGCCAAAGACGGCTGGGATAAGGCGGTCAAGGAGGTGTACGGCTTACGGGACGTTCCGGCCCTGGAAGCGGCCTGGATCGAGTGGATGAAGTCGCGCAAGTCGGACCTCCGCCCGGCGGCCCCGCCCGGCGGTCGGTTCGAGTCGCTACCACCCGCGCCGCCGACGATTCCGCCGGTCAAGACGAACGGCGGCCAATAGGCCACCGGGGCGCGGTAGCGAGTGCCCCCGTAACAACCGAGTTACTCGCCGACGAACGGCAGTGCGGGCACCCCAGGAGCTTTCCGTCACTCACGACCGTTCGGTTTTTGACTCTGGATTCGTTGTGCCCATGTAACCATCCGAGGTCGCCTGCGGTGGCAGGCGGGCGACCTCGGGCGACCGCTCACCGGCCGTCACGGCCGGGCGGCACCACTCTCCCGATCGGACAGGTTCCGCTCGAGTGCCCGCACCCGCTCTCGGAGTTCGTCCACTTCCTTCTGCAACCGCTTGTTCGTGTCACCCTCCGAATCGCCGGGCTCCCGCACGCGAGACGGAACCGTCTGATCGGCCCGGCCTTCGGGTCGTGCGCACAGCCGCCGGAGAACCACTTGCTCGAGATCCACGTCCCGGCGCTCGGGCTTGCCTGTAGCCGCCTCGTGAAGCACCCGGACGTTGACCGAGTACCCGCCCTCCTCCGCCGCACGGAGTTCGACAACTACTTTTCGCTTGTCAGGTATCCGCCGCACCGCCTCGATCTTGCCGGTATACGCGTCGGCGTAAATCTGCTCAAAGTGCTCGCCAACTGCCTCCAAAGCCTTACAGAAGATCACCTTGTAACGGGCAGCAGACATCTCGCTGCGGGCGACCCGAATGTAACCTTCGGTCGAACCACTCACCGGATGCTCGGTCTGTGGCGCGGTGGCGGTGGTTTCGGAACGGGGCGGTTGGGCGGCGGCCGTGGGGCGAGTCAGGAGCACCGCGCCCGACGCCATCACGCCGCACCCCACGAACAGTGCCGTTGCCGCGACCCTAATTTTGTTGAGGAACATCGCTCGGATCACCCCTTCCGTGAGAGTTGCAACCCCAACCGGGACGAATCCCGATTGGTTCGCGGCTTCGGTCGCCGTCCGGACAACCGAAGCCGGAACAGTCGCCGACACGATTCGTTCGGAAATCAGCGCAGCCAGCGCCGGCGTGCCGACCCCGCGCCGGGCCAGACGCCTGCCCAACAACGCGCGTGCTCGCGCCAGCCACCCCGCGACCGTTCCTTCCGGCACCCCGAGCCGGCGCGCCACGGCCGCTCGGGTCATCTGTTCGAGGTCGCACAGGACGATAACGGAGCGGTACCGGTCGGGCAGGAGCCCCACCTCCTCGTCGAGGATCGGGAGCACGTCGCGCCACACGCCGCTTTCGACCACGGCCGGATCGGGAACGTTCTCGACCGGCCGCTCGCGCCGGCGGGCCGCCGCCGCTTTCTGAGCCGACCGGACGGCCACGCCGTGCAGCCAGTTCCCGACCCGCTCGGCCGGCCGGACCGACGCGGACTTGCGAACTAGGACCAGGAAGGTGGCCTGGAAGGCGTCTTCAGCGTCCTGGCGGTTCGGGAGCATCCGGCGACACACGCCCCAGACCATCGGACCGTGGCGGCGGACCAACTCGGCGAACGCGGCACCGTCCCGGTGGTCGGAGTACGCCTCCAGAAGCTGACCGTCCGTTCGTGCCGCCTCAACGGCCACCCGCCGAATCGCATGAAAAGCTGAGTGCATTGGCCTCCCTACGTTGGTACCTCACCCAACTATTCCCTTGTCGCGGCCGAATTGATACGCTTTTTCCGGCCCATCCGACCATCTGTCGCCAAGTCCGGTCGTTTCACGTTCGCGACGCGGTTCTGGCCTTGACCACCTTGTCGCGCGGTCACGCCCCCTCGCGGCGGCGCGCTGGGTTCGAATGGGAGCGAGCCGAGCGCCAGCGGCCGCAACGCCTTAAAATCGTTAAAGTCGGAGGGCGCATTACACGTAATCGCCCCACGGCCGCCGGGGCCTTACTTCGCAACTCATTATCGCACAGTGATTTTCACCACCCTGTTCAGAAAATGAACACACCCTGTCCAAAAACTGAACTGACAACAGGACGATATTAACGGATAGTTTTCACTAGACTCATATTCTAGCCCGCCGTACACTCATCCCCTGCTTCCGGTCAAATACCCCCTACTCGAGCTGCCGCATGCCTGCCAACTCGCGCACTCGTGCCCTCATCGACTACCTCAAGTGCACCCTGCTGCACTGGCCGTGGTGGCGACGCCACGGCGATGTCGTCAACGATTTTTACTTTGTCTACACACGCGACATGGAGTGCTGCCGGTGCGGAGCACGCTGGGAGAGCCGTCGGCCCGTCGGTACGCCGTAAATCAGACTGGCGACAATCAGGCAATTTGCATATATTCAGCTACATCAGTGGCGGATGAGTTCAGCGCAAAAGATCTCTAATCCCCCAATTGAGTTCGACGTCCAGACGGCCCTTATCAGCGCCTCGCCCGGTCGTAAGCCGGGGCCGCCAAGTCACGCACAACCGCCGGTCCGTTGGTAGTAGCCAACGGGCTCTCCCTCTGCAAGTGATACGGTGCTCACGCGCGGGCTAATCGCCCGGTGAGAATTGGTCGGCGAATGCCCAGAGGAGCATGAGCCCGCCCACGACGGCGGGCACGTATAGCGCTGCCAACCCTGCACGCACGGCTACCGATTCCGGCAGCCGCGCGACGCACGTGAGCCCGATGGCAATACCGAACGCCACCGCGAGCACCAACCCCACCCCCCACCCATCCGACAGCGACATCCACGACGCGGCGGCGAGGTAAGCGGTAACC belongs to Gemmata obscuriglobus and includes:
- a CDS encoding RNA polymerase sigma factor, with amino-acid sequence MAVEAARTDGQLLEAYSDHRDGAAFAELVRRHGPMVWGVCRRMLPNRQDAEDAFQATFLVLVRKSASVRPAERVGNWLHGVAVRSAQKAAAARRRERPVENVPDPAVVESGVWRDVLPILDEEVGLLPDRYRSVIVLCDLEQMTRAAVARRLGVPEGTVAGWLARARALLGRRLARRGVGTPALAALISERIVSATVPASVVRTATEAANQSGFVPVGVATLTEGVIRAMFLNKIRVAATALFVGCGVMASGAVLLTRPTAAAQPPRSETTATAPQTEHPVSGSTEGYIRVARSEMSAARYKVIFCKALEAVGEHFEQIYADAYTGKIEAVRRIPDKRKVVVELRAAEEGGYSVNVRVLHEAATGKPERRDVDLEQVVLRRLCARPEGRADQTVPSRVREPGDSEGDTNKRLQKEVDELRERVRALERNLSDRESGAARP